The Rhizoctonia solani chromosome 4, complete sequence genome contains a region encoding:
- a CDS encoding alkaline phosphatase — protein MAHNDVVTQVTGYARQWETGGKASCLKYLAPHVASILSDAESVRILSAAFFVLVSYVTISASRQPKDSVITPDGLNDFCLELIRTCPPQTPGSHKAPVAGSTISPQAARLSEIIVDVFWMLDSELEDASVEEARASAPGSEIPSALQTRASAANTQRTEDRQRMVELIRRLLTGVLDADHCRERLESVLVTAIKALFRQSSTIKQREAKLRTATLYAPLASTTPFNCLPLTSARVRFFPGYSKLVAELYQSVGPSHDVSTGEPAETKARLVQRAQETWARIVALIGYFDLDPNRVVDVFLDCFEAHLTTHWAFFLELLRCSPWSRAKPHELLGSEDVGSNVMEHDTEPNWEGLNLDEVLEKAEGEPKTISDPGTPQGSQCGQLLGFKFAYYQSSAVIEQAPPKLYMLAALLIREGFIEIDDLYLHLEPTDEGMSEFEDRWNTSKPVVATLRSNALAMAAPLPEDGRGYRTQGSTSTQTKAVTTDSTQSKIPANQKARLVHALFCVGALRQGLSILSKFPWLTSAHSDIADALLRLLDVSFEPLYAPISLAQRSPRYAASNATARGKWTNAKAIVPITRTQQLTLAVPVPPPTFNSFFTFFYPRWHEWAQLDASVDPETKLADPDVLKDWVDITRLFLLPSLSMQRSNSIFATEIWSLLCHADPTMRWGVYGEWQSGNVFAPRISPYADDEYDPDYETPEEKQEREARDAHARALETKDSAIRDLLKERRAEVARDTRDLMRRITDKNPTMFARLLAKLSHSNPTITFPAIMKQLMAYDNFAKAVVGTSKYLTVMEFDVFTYYLLEAFSDDDRGKVKEDGENTSMWLQSLAAFAGQLCRRHPAFDSAHILNYMSHQLHNNRYDDLVILRNLINKMTNIDASMDALPDRLLVALRGGPLLQVEMLAPETRGAEGLTPMGQRSTARLLDSLRRTKLFGPMIVLLAKLRQTSAFANTERAKYPKTLGLILDECQAVLFQYLELLWKNTSHDEWAAVTPSITDLVEKYGVEFSIAMHILRPKLREAILRASETKGEPVDAESKPSKALETAEAAERRLKSELKLQSAKREQATPTPDSVGAEPTPEPPSEPNSTSPWHPILVPVIKEVSALLPERVLETIGAPFFVTFWQLSMYELAVPDASYTSVVTRLSNKIREPIPPQSRDARFLEERRKRMQQQVELLPQEMKRQMTAKSLTATRLRREKNFWFPLYPNQNDVASDFVHYCIHPRAVLTPLDADFCSHFLKLLAGMNLTTANCLKFYDLVFSGHISSLIFTCTEREARNYGRFLRGVLGDLGAWAKDEKVYKSEIVDKLLPSFMRVWQRTAGTPQRPVKPSDMTQWDTFRRVVGKWHTRLYKSCVECLESGEAMHIRNAIIVLTEVLPVFPLKEISHNAGPAIINGVRQLLEKETRPDLFNMAQSYHGQLNGRRSHWELEVRDAGFRVQNPVPVKPPVALGAKSTPSDSSTGSALKPTSSHAQVSTVNGTEHDAQKDVEMTPAPLPQPGVSQAPTTTAEPTQPISSAGAIAGEPESKSYVDSLPKPSIVKGRVQRDNGVASTPPPSSRDTSQLQNNSRTIEPPTEPRRSAPSAPRLDLAKLNGSEPSLAKPQPVQAQLSARSSRPPTPTGPRKHNSIDSPRLGRISMPGPIEPSSTATAQELRKFSVEKAAEKSTVAPTSSDRAPSRRSTPDGRRTPSPRPSRRNTSADSRVSERTRDKGRDRDRDRDRDRHDDREREKDKDREKDRDRDRRRSQTYHSNKTRSDRDKDHRKRDSEGSRVRGHEDDDGSSAKRHKSGSDEKRREERDRHHSDRREREKEREKDKHRGREKDKDRDRDRDRDRDRDRERNRSDKDKDRERDRDPGKEKEKEKEKDRPRERDRERDREKDRERERDRDNDRNRGRRGLRGEDSIDQVTDNEASSKPIGEVPIGPKQIQANSIAGLPAKPVDYDRSHELTREPQRNSPRMFEAPRPSDASFSESSRSLASRLNNPSIPQKRGPADDAGPRDTDRPAKMQRPRGPGGYGSGTFGAALQDTKDAYKYELGNAVMYSIRSHPTGAQYATVHINLTFLSLFAVNAHPLLDANLGYKSPFVGHPQFDIDTPALHERHQFSARQNTQSAPFVDDSYPTFYGADFSNAPLIWNGGITFSHNVASGDPLDTSVLLWTRAYPQGTGPDQSVPVCVRYQVYDNEQLKGQVVTKGSAFTSWDVDFTVKVEARNLRPDTWYWYIFNDCTDPGVVSPVGRTRTIASANTPAQKVNGGKPLTLGVFSCSNYPFGFFNAYGYAAKSTDADIMVHLGDYIYEYEEGHYGNGAPLNRTVSDRELATLSDYRARLALYRTDESLAYNHQQFPWIQVWDDHEVADNSWKAGTADSNDTVSGCKYSPSGTPRLYFRCFSDRKLSAVRAYHEWIPIRQVALDDKLRIWRNFQLGSYWCDLTMLDTRNYDRDVTDVYYNTQYVDSIHKGENRSIMGLKQEKWLEQQLLNSKSRGAVWRIIGQQVVFTQLNLLGTIGLDSWDGYTANRKRILDLLYKRKIDNTVILSGDSHANWVSDLAYPNDTTTYNPATGQGAIGVEFAGTAVSSPSPLGAGVSPLVADGVSKQLVASNPDLHWSEGSWRGFFTLSLAPKNLTAKFYAMRNLNTTNTEAFVSAEFHVTAGANKLSRPVAGGKVAAGALKGN, from the exons ATGGCTCATAACGATGTTGTGACGCAAGTCACGGGATACGCTCGTCAATGGGAGACTGGTGGCAAGGCATCATG CTTGAAATACCTTGCTCCCCATGTAGCGAGTATACTCTCAGATGCAGAGTCGGTTCGCATCTTGAGCGCCGCGTTTTTTGTCCTTGTCTCATACGTTACGATCTCCGCTTCGCGCCAACCCAAAGACTCTGTGATCACACCGGATGGGTTGAATGATTTTTGTCTGGAGCTTATTCGTACTTGCCCCCCGCAGACCCCTGGCAGTCACAAGGCACCGGTTGCAGGCTCAACGATCTCGCCACAGGCAGCTAGGTTATCGGAAATCATTGTCGATGTCTTCTGGATGCTCGACTCAGAGCTCGAAGACGCATCAGTTGAGGAGGCCCGTGCGTCTGCCCCAGGCTCTGAAATTCCCTCGGCACTTCAAACACGAGCCTCAGCAGCAAATACCCAGAGAACAGAGGATCGTCAAAGGATGGTCGAATTGATCAGGCGTTTGTTG ACTGGCGTTCTCGACGCTGACCACTGCCGGGAGCGTCTGGAGTCCGTGCTGGTCACAGCAATCAAAGCGCTGTTCCGTCAGTCATCCACAATAAAGCAACGTGAAGCCAAGCTTCGTACTGCGACATTGTACGCCCCACTCGCTTCAACAACACCGTTCAATTGCTTACCATTAACTTCCGCTCGGGTGCGATTCTTCCCT GGGTATTCGAAGCTCGTAGCCGAGTTGTATCAATCCGTTGGCCCCTCTCATGATGTGTCGACCGGAGAGCCAGCAGAGACAAAGGCCCGACTGGTCCAACGAGCTCAAGAAACTTGGGCCCGTATTGTTGCTTTGATCGGTTATTTCGACCTCGACCCAAATCGCGTGGTAGATGTGTTTCTTGATTGTTTCGAGGCACACCTCACCACCCATTGGGCATTTTTCCTCGAGTTATTGCGCTGTTCGCCGTGGAGTCGCGCGAAGCCTCATGAGTTGCTTGGATCAGAGGATGTGGGCAGCAATGTCATGGAGCATGATACAGAGCCCAATTGGGAAGGGCTCAATCTGGACGAAGTTTTGGAAAAAGCTGAAGGGGAACCCAAGACTATTAGCGACCCTGGTACCCCTCAAGGGAGCCAATGCGGCCAGCTTCTGGGATTTAAATTTGCTTATTATCAG TCTTCAGCAGTGATAGAACAAGCTCCACCGAAGCTATACATGTTGGCTGCCTTGCTAATACGCGAGGGGTTTATTGAAATTGACGACCTTTACCTACAT CTGGAACCCACGGACGAAGGCATGTCGGAATTCGAGGACAGGTGGAATACGTCCAAACCGGTAGTCGCCACGCTGCGTAGTAATGCATTGGCCATGGCCGCACCCCTCCCAGAAGATGGTCGTGGATACCGTACACAAGGTTCTACTTCGACTCAAACCAAGGCAGTAACAACCGATTCAACACAATCGAAAATACCAGCCAACCAAAAAGCTCGGCTTGTTCATGCTCTTTTTTGTGTCGGAGCTTTGCGACAAGGCTTGTCTATTCTCTCCAAATTCCCTTGGCTTACATCCGCCCACTCTGATATCGCCGACGCACTCCTACGTCTATTGGATGTATCCTTTGAGCCACTTTACGCACCCATCTCTTTGGCGCAGCGCTCTCCTCGCTATGCGGCTAGCAATGCTACCGCGCGAGGCAAGTGGACAAACGCCAAGGCCATAGTCCCGATTACTCGAACTCAGCAACTCACCCTCGCCGTGCCCGTTCCACCACCGACTTTCAACAGTTTCTTCACTTTCTTTTATCCCAGATGGCATGAATGG GCCCAGCTCGATGCTAGTGTTGACCCG GAGACCAAACTTGCCGACCCTGATGTTTTGAAGGATTGGGTCGATATCACCCGACTCTTTCTCCTCCCATCTTTATCTATGCAGCGTTCCAATTCTATCTTCGCCACCGAGATATGGAGCCTTCTATGTCACGCTGATCCAACAATGCGCTGGGGAGTATATGGCGAGTGGCAATCTGGGAACGTATTCGCGCCACGGATATCTCCATATGCGGACGACGAGTACGATCCTGATTATGAAACTCCTGAGGAAAAGCAAGAGCGAGAGGCAAGGGACGCGCATGCTCGGGCGTTGGAGACCAAGGATTCGGCGATAAGGGACTTACTGAAGGAGCGCCGCGCGGAGGTTGCTCGTGATACGCGTGATCTTATGCGCCGGATTACGGACAAGAATCCTACGATGTTTGCCAGACTGCTTGCAAAACTCTCTCATTCAAATCCCACCATCACTTTCCCTGCGATTATGAAGCAGCTTATGGCGTACGATAATTTTGCAAAGGCTGTAGTTGGGACTTCCAAGTACCTGACCGTCATGGAGTTTGACGTATTCACGTATTACCTACTGGAGGCATTCTCCGATGATGATAGGGGCAAGGTCAAGGAGGATGGAGAAAATACTTCCATGTGGCTGCAAA GCCTTGCTGCTTTCGCGGGCCAACTCTGTAGACGACACCCGGCTTTCGATTCCGCCCATATTCTCAACTACATGTCTCACCAGCTCCACAATAACCGCTATGACGATTTGGTCATCCTACGCAACCTCATCAATAAGATGACCAATATCGATGCGTCGATGGACGCCTTGCCCGACCGGTTGCTTGTTGCTCTTCGAGGAGGTCCATTGCTTCAAGTGGAGATGCTGGCCCCAGAAACGCGTGGAGCCGAGGGTCTGACACCAATGGGCCAACGATCGACCGCAAGGCTGCTCGATAGCCTACGTCGCACGAAACTATTCGGGCCTATGATTGTTTTATTAGCCAAGTTGAGGCAGACATCAGCGTTCGCCAACACAGAACGTGCCAAATACCCGAAGACTTTGGGGCTAATACTAGACGAG TGCCAAGCTGTGTTGTTCCAATATCTTGAACTCTTGTGGAAGAATACGTCTCATGACGAGTGGGCTGCTGTCACACCCAGTATTACGGATTTGGTGGAGAAATACGGGGTCGAATTTTCCATCGCAATGCATATTTTGCGGCCAAAACTACGTGAGGCTATCCTG CGAGCCTCGGAAACCAAAGGAGAGCCAGTTGACGCCGAGTCCAAGCCAAGCAAGGCCCTCGAAACGGCTGAGGCCGCTGAGCGGAGACTCAAGAGCGAGCTGAAACTTCAATCAGCCAAGAGGGAACAAGCGACTCCTACTCCTGATTCTGTTGGTGCTGAGCCTACTCCAGAACCTCCTTCTGAGCCCAACTCCACGTCTCCTTGGCACCCTATTCTCGTACCAGTGATAAAGGAGGTGTCGGCCTTACTCCCTGAGAGAGTTCTCGAGACCATCGG CGCACCATTCTTCGTCACGTTTTGGCAGCTAAGCATGTATGAACTGGCAGTACCTGACGCGAGCTACACAAGCGTGGTTACTCGACTCTCAAACAAAATAAGAGAGCCGATTCCCCCTCAATCGCGCGATGCACGATTCTTGGAGGAGCGACGAAAGCGCATGCAACAGCAAGTCGAGCTGCTTCCTCAAGAAATGAAACGACAGATGACGGCAAAGAGTTTGACGGCAACCAGGCTACGGCGAGAGAAGAATTTTTGGTTCCCTCTCT ACCCGAACCAGAACGATGTAGCCTCAGACTTTGTGCATTATTGTATCCACCCACGCGCTGTTCTTACTCCCTTGGACGCCGATTTTTGTTCTCACTTCTTGAAGCTTTTGGCCGGGATGAATCTTACAACGGCGAATTGCTTGAAGTTTTATGATTTG GTTTTCTCTGGTCACATATCGAGCCTTATTTTCACTTGTACCGAACGAGAAGCCCGAAACTACG GCCGATTCTTACGTGGCGTACTTGGAGACCTTGGTGCATGGGCCAAGGACGAAAAAGTTTACAAGTCTGAAATAGTTGACAAACTCCTTCCATCCTTTATGCGTGTCTGGCAGAGAACGGCGGGCACGCCACAGCGTCCAGTCAAACCATCCGATATGACTCAGTGGGATACTTTCAGAAGGGTTGTTGGAAAATG GCACACAAGGTTGTATAAG TCTTGCGTTGAATGTCTCGAATCGGGCGAGGCTATGCATATCCGAAATGCAATCATTGTCCTAACGGAGGTTCTCCCAGTATTCCCACTCAAAGAGATCTCTCACAATGCCGGTCCTGCTATTATCAATGGTGTACGTCAGCTCTTGGAGAAGGAAACTCGACCAGATCTTTTCAATATGGCCCAATC TTATCATGGTCAATTGAACGGTAGAAGATCCCACTGGGAGCTCGAG GTTCGTGATGCTGGTTTCCGGGTACAAAACCCCGTCCCTGTCAAGCCTCCCGTCGCACTCGGTGCAAAATCCACACCATCGGACTCATCTACTGGCTCTGCCTTGAAACCTACTTCTTCACATGCACAGGTTTCTACTGTGAATGGCACGGAGCATGATGCACAAAAAGACGTGGAAATGACACCAGCACCTCTACCACAACCAGGGGTTTCCCAAGCTCCCACTACAACCGCAGAGCCCACACAGCCAATCTCCAGTGCCGGGGCAATTGCTGGAGAGCCGGAAAGCAAATCGTATGTTGATAG TCTTCCTAAACCAAGCATTGTCAAAGGGCGGGTTCAAAGAGATAACGGTGTCGCCTCTACACCTCCTCCGTCTTCGCGCGATACTTCTCAGCTGCAAAATAACTCCCGAACCATCGAACCTCCCACTGAGCCACGACGCTCTGCACCCAGTGCTCCCCGGCTCGATCTCGCCAAACTCAATGGCTCGGAACCCTCATTGGCTAAACCACAGCCTGTTCAGGCGCAACTCTCCGCACGTTCTTCCCGGCCACCTACTCCTACTGGGCCTCGCAAACACAACTCAATTGACTCGCCCAGGTTAGGCAGGATCTCTATGCCCGGTCCTATCGAGCCGAGCTCAACTGCTACTGCTCAAGAATTGCGCAAATTCTCGGTGGAGAAGGCAGCAGAAAAGTCAACTGTGGCTCCAACCTCGTCGGACCGCGCACCCAGCCGCAGGTCGACTCCGGATGGGCGCCGTACCCCCTCTCCCAGGCCCTCGCGCCGCAATACTAGTGCTGACAGCCGAGTCAGTGAAAGGACGCGAGACAAGGGACGTGATAGGGATAGGGACCGCGATAGGGATCGACACGATGATCGCGAACGTGAAAAGGATAAGGATAGGGAGAAGGATCGCGATCGCGACCGGCGGCGCTCTCAAACTTATCACAGTAACAAAACTAGGTCCGATAGGGACAAGGATCATAGAAAGCGCGATAGCGAAGGCTCCCGTGTCAGAGGTCACGAAGACGACGATGGGAGCAGCGCAAAGCGACATAAAAGCGGTAGTGACGAG AAAAGACGCGAAGAACGTGACCGACACCATAGCGACCGTCGCGAACGAGAGAAAGAGCGAGAAAAGGATAAACACCGCGGCCGAGAGAAAGACAAGGACAGGGATCGTGATCGTGATCGTGATCGCGACCGTGACCGCGAACGCAATCGGTCAGACAAGGACAAAGATCGCGAGCGGGACCGCGACCCGGGAAAggaaaaagagaaagagaaagagaaagatCGACCTCGGGAACGAGACCGAGAACGCGATCGCGAAAAGGACCGGGAACGTGAACGAGATAGGGATAATGACCGTAATCGAGGTAGGAGAGGCCTGCGTGGGGAAGACTCAATTGACCAG GTGACCGACAACGAAGCATCAAGTAAACCTATTGGTGAAGTTCCGATTGGGCCTAAACAAATCCAAGCGAACTCAATAGCCGGCCTTCCAGCGAAACCTGTTGATTACGACCGCTCTCATGAATTGACTCGTGAACCTCAAAGGAATTCACCGCGAATGTTCGAGGCCCCGCGCCCATCTGATGCGTCTTTCTCTGAGAGCTCTCGCTCCCTCGCTTCACGTCTCAACAACCCCTCGATCCCACAGAAGCGTGGCCCAGCAGACGACGCCGGACCCCGCGACACTGATAGGCCAGCCAAAATGCAACGCCCCAGAGGACCTGGGGGCTATGGAAGCGGTACCTTTGGAGCTGCACTTCAGGAT ACCAAGGATGCGTATAAATATGAACTAGGCAACGCAGTAATGTATTCCATCAGATCACACCCAACGGGTGCACAATATGCGACCGTTCACATTAACCTTACTTTCCTATCTCTCTTTGCAGTCAATGCCCATCCTCTCTTAGACGCAAACCTTGGCTATAAGAGCCCGTTCGTTGGGCATCCTCAG TTCGACATCGACACACCAGCTTTACATGAAAGGCACCAATTTTCTGCGCGACAGAACACACAGTCCGCGCCTTTTGTCGACGATTCATATCCAACTTTCTACGGAGCAGATTTTAGCAAC GCACCTCTCATTTGGAATGGTGGCATTACGTTTTCCCACAATGTTGCAAGT GGTGATCCTCTTGATACCTCTGTACTCCTGTGGACAAGAGCATATCCAcaagggactggaccagaCCAATCTGTCCCAGTTTGCGTACGATACCAAGTTTACGATAA TGAGCAGCTCAAGGGGCAAGTGGTGACTAAAGGATCGGCGTTTACAAGTTGGGACGTCGACTTTACTG TCAAAGTCGAAGCTCGCAACTTGAGGCCTGACACTTGGTACTG GTACATCTTCAATGACTGCACAGATCCTGGCGTTGTATCACCCGTTGGGCGCACAAGGACGATAGCAAGCGCGAATACTCCCGCCCAAAAAG TGAATGGCGGAAAGCCGCTTACTCTTGGAGTGTTCTCATGCTCCAACTATCCATTTGGCTTTTTCAATGCCTACGGCTATGCAGCCAAGTCTACTGACGCAGACATCATGGTACATCTTGGCGACTATATATACGAG TATGAAGAAGGCCATT ATGGTAATGG AGCACCTCTCAACAGGACTGTGTCCGATCGTGAGCTTGCTACGCTCTCCGACTATAGGGCCAGGCTCGCTCTATATCGAACCGATGAATCACTCGCATATAATCATCAACAATTCCCTTGGATACAAGTATGGGATGACCATGAAGTGGCCGATAATTCTTggaag GCAGGAACCGCTGATTCCAACGACACTGTATCAGGATGCAAGTACTCGCCCTCTGGGAC ACCCAGGCTCTATTTTAGGTGCTTCTCAGACCGCAAGCTCTCTGCGGTGCGGGCCTATCATGAATGGATTCCCATTCGACAAGTTGCCTTGGACGATAAACTTCGAATCTGGCGGAACTTCCAATTGGGAAGCTATTGGTGT GACCTGACTATGCTCGATACTC GCAATTACGATCGTGATGTTACAGATGTATATTACAACACCCAGTATGTGGATTCTATCCACAAAGGAGAGAATAGATCTATTATGGGGCTAAAACAAGAGAAAT GGTTGGAGCAGCAACTTCTAAACTCGAAGAGCCGTGGTGCAGTGTGGCGCATCATTGG GCAACAAGTGGTTTTCACTCAACTCAATTTACTCGGTACGATTGGCCTTGATTCCTGGGATGGCTACACCGCCAATCGCAAGCGGATCTTGGACTTACTTTATAAACGCAAGATTGATAACAC TGTTATCCTCAGCGGCGATAGTCATGCAAACTGGGTCAGCGACCTCGCAT ACCCAAATGATACGACTACATACAACCCTGCGACTGGTCAAGGGGCTATCGGTGTCGAGTTCGCTGGCACCGCTGTTTCCTCACCATCACCACTTGGGGCGGGAGTATCTCCGCTAGTAGCTGACGGAGTCAGCAAGCAACTCGTTGCCTCTAATCCCGACCTGCATTGGAGCGAGGGCTCATGGCGCGGCTTCTTTACTCTCAGCCTTGCTCCCAAAAATCTGACTGCGAA ATTCTACGCTATGAGAAACCTCAATACTACAAATACGGAGGCATTCGTGAGCGCCGAGTTCCACGTTACTGCTG GTGCCAACAAGCTTAGTCGTCCTGTAGCCGGTGGCAAAGTTGCAGCTGGCGCTCTCAAAGGCAACTAA
- a CDS encoding glutathione S-transferase yields the protein MSAVTNANSSLPGYTLIGTPFSTFTRTIAIALVEKGITYQQIKTPARSDVAGEFHPFGHLPILVIPRPNGQEVHLREGQAIAQYLDRVAPTPTLDLDETDACVPEKMWEFVCLVVRFGYPAIKTGVVQPRVDGLDACKHTMTEIRQQIKQAGGIDQLKDFLAKIEPLFMPVGPYIFGQRMTWADAFLYPLIADLMTVPESMFISTRLLKWAKVMELRKGVQETFPGTLAARGRP from the exons ATGTCTGCCGTTACCAATGCCAACTCTTCGCTCCCCGGGTACACTCTGATTGGAACTCCGTTTTCGACATTCACAAGAACAATCGCTATTGCACTTGTTGAAAAGGGTATCACTTACCAACAAATCAAAACACCTGCTCGCTCCGACGTAGCTGGTGAATTTCACCCCTTTGGGCACCTACCCATTCTCGTGATTCCACGACCCAACGGACAAGAGGTTCACTTGAGGGAAGGCCAAGCGATTGCTCAGTACTTGGATAGGGTAGCGCCCACACCTACGCTGGATTTAGATGAAACCGATGCTTGCGTGCCTGAGAAGATGTGGGAGTTTGTTTGCTTGGTTGTGCGCTTTG GCTACCCGGCAATTAAAACTGGTGTAGTACAGCCACGAGTAGATGGTCTGGATGCGTGCAAGCATACGATGACCGAAATTAGGCAGCAAATTAAGCAGGCCGGAGGTATTGATCAGCTGAAAGATTTCCTCGCCAAGATTGAGCCCCTATTTATGCCTGTGGGCCCCTATATCTTCGGCCAAAGG ATGACATGGGCAGACGCCTTCTTGTACCCTCTTATTGCAGACCTTATGACAGTGCCCGAAAGCATGTTTATCAGTACACGCCTTCTTAAATGGGCGAAGGTTATGGAATTAAGGAAAGGTGTGCAAGAGACTTTCCCGGGTACTTTGGCTGCTCGTGGCCGCCCATGA
- a CDS encoding cytochrome C oxidase assembly protein COX15, giving the protein MARLLAPQWASCLRRSALSNSILGSGSTPLRSFGHFAAPTVKNTSTTTLCGSKLLRNMSATAIPRLTVSLTQFNGFFTSRKMASAASTFVDIDSKPEANQNSTPPPPEEPIETPVLSPPVVGHWLIGCAGLVFAIVVVGGITRLTESGLSIVEWRPITGILPPLSEAEWEEEFTKYKATPEFKILNHRITIEEFKQIFFWEYAHRVLGRIIGLAFVLPLAYFVIRKRVPRSMFLPGLTRSQLGLPASAPAPNPLPLPTLTPYLGGLALLIGAQGALGWYMVKSGLADSLLTTPGAVPRVSQYRLAAHLGCALALYVGMLGGGMAVIRDWKWAHGKAKGIEALEKALQSNAVKVFKARVGVLGALVFLTALSGAFVAGLDAGLVYNEFPTMGGRLAPPRAELMNPAYAQREDKSDLWWRNMLENPSTVQLNHRILAVTTYLSTALVFLHSRRSAVRVLLPAQTKRLAALAFGLANIQVALGITTLLYLVPVPLAASHQAGSVALLTAVIALATSLRKPGRAARFWKLAAQRNQATFTTKLPQA; this is encoded by the exons ATGGCTCGTCTACTGGCGCCTCAGTGGGCATCCTGCCTGAGACGTTCTGCCCTGTCAAATTCGATACTGGGGTCAGGCTCGACCCCTCTCCGTTCATTCGGACACTTCGCTGCCCCAACTGTCAAAAACACTAGCACCACGACATTATGTGGATCTAAGCTGCTCCGAAACATGTCTGCGACGGCGATCCCTCGACTAACAGTTTCCTTGACGCAATTTAATGGTTTCTTTACATCTAGAAAAATGGCGAGCGCTGCTTCTACTTTCGTCGATATTGATAGCAAGCCGGAGGCCAACCAAAATTCGACTCCGCCACCGCCAGAAGAGCCTATTGAAACACCTGTGCTTTCGCCGCCCGTAGTCGGCCATTGGTTGATTGGTTGTGCCGGCTTAGTTTTCGCAATTGTAGTCGTTGGCGGGATTACCCGCCTAACAGAATCAGGGTTATCTATTGTGGAATGGAGACCTATCACAggtattcttcctccacTTAGCGAGGCCGAgtgggaagaagaatttactAAATACAAGGCCACTCCCGAATTTAAGAT CCTGAATCATCGTATTACAATCGAAGAGTTTAAACAAATATTCTTTTGGGAATATGCGCATCGTGTACTGGGCCGGATAATTGGTCTTGCATTTGTTTTGCCTCTTGCATACTTCGTCATCCGCAAGCGCGTTCCTCGTTCTATGTTCCTCCCTGGCCTGACTCGATCACAACTTGGTTTACCGGCATCCGCTCCAGCCCCTAACCCTCTCCCATTACCGACTCTGACGCCATACCTCGGCGGATTGGCGCTGCTTATCGGTGCGCAAGGGGCTTTAGGCTGGTACATGGTGAAATCTGGGCTCGCAGACTCGCTTTTGACGACGCCAGGCGCTGTTCCTCGTGTTAGTCAATACAGATTGGCTGCCCATCTCGGGTGTGCCTTGGCTCTCTACGTTGGCATGCTCGGAGGGGGCATGGCGGTCATAAGGGATTGGAAATGGGCACATGGAAAAGCTAAGGGAATTGAGGCACTAGAAAAGGCTCTGCAAAGCAACGCTGtcaaggttttcaaggcACGAGTGGGAGTTCTTGGAGCACTTGTGTTTTTGACAGCGCTTTCTG GGGCATTTGTTGCTGGACTCGATGCCGGGCTCGTGTACAACGAGTTCCCTACTATGGGCGGTCGACTTGCCCCTCCTCGTGCAGAATTGATGAACCCAGCATATGCTCAAAGGGAAGACAAATCTGATCTGTGGTGGAGGAATATGTTGGAAAATCCTAGCACAGTTCAACTTAACCATCGTATACTG GCCGTGACAACATACCTTAGCACGGCACTGGTTTTCCTTCATTCACGTCGTTCTGCGGTTCGCGTACTCCTTCCTGCTCAGACAAAACGATTGGCAGCTCTAGCTTTTGGACTAGCTAATATTCAAGTAGCTCTTGGGATCACAACCCTCTTGTACTTGGTCCCAGTACCGCTTGCCGCATCTCATCAGGCAGGAAGTGTTGCTCTCCTTACGGCAGTTATCGCTCTTGCGACAAGCCTACGGAAGCCCGGTCGTGCTGCTCGATTCTGGAAGCTTGCGGCGCAAAGAAACCAGGCTACATTCACTACCAAACTCCCGCAAGCATAA
- a CDS encoding 20S proteasome subunit codes for MFRNTYDSDNTVFSPQGRLHQVEYALEAVKQGSAVVGLRSKTHARSPNELASYQKKILRIDDHCGVAIAGLTSDARVLSNFMRQQAMSSRMLFNRPIPVNRLVSSIAEKAQVNTQEYGRRPYGVGFLVIGQDQLGPHLYEFSPSGNSYEYYAMSIGARSQSAKTYLEKHYESFADAPLDELIKHGLHALRETLQQDKELNINNTSIGVVGPAGVRSDGSFRILEGEPIQVFIDSMVPKETAAPAEETADAPAGGEDVVMGE; via the exons ATG TTTAGGAATACATATGACTCCGATAACACCGTGTTCTCTCCGCAAGGGCGGCTACACCAGGTCGAATATGCTCTAGAGGCTGTAAAGCAGGGTTCGGCAGTTGTGGGATTACGGTCGAAGACTCATGCT CGCTCTCCCAATGAGCTCGCATCTTACCAGAAGAAGATCTTGCGAATTGACGATCATTGTGGTGTAGCTATTGCTGGTCTCACATCCGATGCCCGTGTCTTAAG TAACTTTATGCGTCAACAAGCAATGTCTTCACGAATGCTCTTCAACCGACCCATCCCTGTTAACAGACTGGTCTCATCTATCGCAGAAA AGGCCCAGGTAAACACACAAGAATATGGTAGGAGACCTTATGGTGTTGGGTTTCTAGTGATTGGCCAGGACCAGTTAG GCCCTCACTTGTACGAGTTTTCGCCATCCGGAAATTCCTACGAGTACTATGCTATGTCTATTGGTGCCCGGAGCCAGAGCGCCAAGACTTACCTGGAGAAACACTACGAATCATTTGCTGATG CTCCTCTGGATGAATTGATCAAACATGGTCTACATGCACTGCGTGAAACGCTTCAGCAAGATAAAGAATTAAACATCAACAACACATCTATCGGTGTTGTTGGTCCCGCAG GTGTTCGTTCCGATGGGTCGTTCCGGATTTTGGAAGGCGAACCAATTCAGGTATTCATTGATTCTATGGTCCCAAAGGAAACAGCTGCCCCTGCTGAGGAAACAGCTGATGCACCAGCGGGTGGGGAGGATGTGGTGATGGGCGAGTAA